From one Peredibacter starrii genomic stretch:
- a CDS encoding succinate dehydrogenase/fumarate reductase iron-sulfur subunit, whose translation MTLNLKIWRQQGQNAEGKLVDYRVDHVSPDMSFLEMIDVLNEQLVRKGEDPIAFDHDCREGICGMCSMMIDGKAHGGFKNTTTCQVHMRLYKNGDTIVIEPFRAQAFPIIKDLTVDRSSIDKVMIKGGYISANTGNAQDANAILIPKPVADEAMDAAACIGCGACVASCPNGSGMLFMGAKISQLALLPQGQPEAPQRALKMVQEHDMLGFGNCTTHAECEATCPKGISIEHIARMNREYLKAAFSYHEKNRSEGGA comes from the coding sequence ATGACTCTAAACCTGAAGATCTGGCGCCAACAAGGCCAGAACGCTGAAGGTAAACTAGTAGACTACCGTGTAGATCACGTTAGTCCTGATATGTCTTTCCTTGAAATGATCGACGTTCTTAACGAGCAACTAGTTCGTAAAGGCGAAGATCCAATCGCTTTCGATCACGACTGTCGCGAAGGTATTTGCGGTATGTGTTCAATGATGATTGACGGTAAAGCTCACGGCGGTTTCAAGAACACGACAACTTGTCAGGTTCACATGAGACTTTACAAGAACGGCGATACAATCGTAATCGAGCCGTTCCGTGCTCAAGCTTTCCCTATCATCAAAGACCTTACAGTTGATCGTTCTTCGATTGATAAAGTAATGATCAAAGGTGGATACATCTCTGCTAACACTGGTAACGCTCAGGATGCGAACGCAATTCTTATTCCTAAGCCAGTTGCTGATGAAGCAATGGATGCCGCTGCTTGTATCGGTTGTGGTGCTTGTGTTGCTTCTTGTCCGAACGGTTCAGGAATGCTTTTCATGGGAGCGAAAATCTCTCAACTTGCACTTCTTCCACAAGGTCAGCCGGAAGCTCCTCAACGTGCCCTTAAAATGGTTCAGGAACACGACATGCTTGGTTTCGGTAACTGTACGACTCACGCTGAGTGTGAAGCTACTTGTCCGAAAGGCATTTCAATCGAGCACATCGCTCGCATGAACCGTGAATACCT